The genomic segment AAGACTGAAACTACTGGATTCGCCGTTACTGACCCCAAGCTCCACTAGCAGCTGGCACGAGCGAACCGCCGCATGTAAACTTGTTTCGTCCGCGCACGCTGCATGTGCAAAAAATTGTGTGTAACAGAACTGGTGACTTCGATGTGACTACTGCTTTGCCGCTCCCGCCCGTTTCCAttccctcgcttttctctttggACAAAACTGCTTCCAGGAGTTGTTTCCCACTATATTTTCTGACGTTCCGTGCGGCCAAGCCGACAACGCTGAGATACACGTTGGCGTCGAGAGCGCAACGACTGAAGGCGCCATGCCATTTCTGTGTCTACCAAACGGAACGGCACGCTCTGCTCGAAGTTTGCAGTCTGCCTTTTCTCGTAAAACAAAAGGTCTGGTCTTTCTCCCGCACGCGACAATCTGGTGAATCGGCCGTTGGTGGCGGCCGCACCGAATCACATCTTTGTGTCGATGCCGTTTCTCTGCCGGTGTTTCTGACTGCAAGAAAAACTTTGAATGTGCATGCTAGGCGCAAATCCCGCTTTTCCCTGACAGTTCCTgggagacggggaaggagTAGACGTTTCACACCCTGAGACACTGCTGCGAAGGCGAAATCGAGCGATAGCGCGTTAAATTGCGGGACAGAAACCCCGAGTTTTTGACGGCTCGCGCTCCGTGTCCGATATCGCTGCCGTTTAGGTCTGTACCAACGGCCCTCTACGCTCGTTAAAGAAGTATTCTGCTCCCGTGCTCGTCCTTGCAAAAATGGGAACGGGAACGGCTCCGCCCGGGCCGTCCTCGTCAAATTCGACCCTTTGTTACTTCGTCACTTCTCAGCAGCCGGGGTGCGCACGATGCAGCATCTCGCTCCGCTTTCGGTGTCCGTACACCCGAACCTTGGTGATTGCGCGGCCACACAGCCTGGTGTTTGTCCATCCACAATCGTCAGAATGCGGCCATTCTGCCGGCGCACCGGCAGGTGACTTTCGGCAGACCACCCTCCTGGAAGAGCGCGATGTAGACATGGAAGAAAATGATGGACGTGACGGATCTGCTTCACTGGCCGGTAGTCCTGCGCCTGACCGGCGCCCACGGCGAAGGAGCGAAGATGTGCCGGAGGAAAGTCGATCGGCGCAAGACTTTTCAGCGTCCTGGACTTCTGGTGAAACGTTCAACCCCATCACTCTGCCCCTGTATGCCGACGTCTTTTGCATGGCCGCCTTTCCTCGGGTTTCGCGGATCTCCCGCTCCGACTCGAGCGTCTGCCGAGTGAATGGCGGGGGCTCGAAGGCGAGCGCAGAATCAGCCGAACTCGAGGACCTTCTCGTTCTGACCGATCGACAGATTCTTCTACTTCTACGCtacgacgaagagaagcagactgTCGTGACAGTCGAAAGCATCGACCTCAAGGTACGCTAAGAAGCCCTTTCCGGACCACTCACTCCGAAATGTGTTGCGCAAACAGGACTCCTCCGTCGATAAGGGAGGCAGATGAGTGTGCCCGAGTGGTAACGTTGTGCAGCTGTTTGCCTCTCGTTTTGTCTGTGGTGATGTTCTTCCGCCGATCTCTTCTTATGTACCGCTGTGCGGTCGCCTTCGCGGTGCGGTCCTCGCATCCGTCCAGGCGGGCTTCCCGCCTCCGTTTTTCGAggtgttctttcctttctgcgcCCTCGCCCCGCTCAGACCGGCCGGTGCCTCCCGCTGCGCGTGACTCtgttcctccgtctcctcgtccGCTCGTCCGCTGTTTCCGAGTCTCTCCACTTCGCAACCGCCTGCACTTTTTCGCGGGCTCTCTTGTCCTTGTTTGCAGGAGGTCAGCACGCGGTTTGTGGACGGCGGTCCCTTGATGGCGGTGTGTCCGACCACGCGGTGCATTGTGGTGTATCAGTATGAGTCGCTTCTCCAGTACCTGCCCTTCGGCCCAGAAGCGagttcttccctgtctcctgctcGAAACCATGAAGCGGGTTCGTCCCTGTTTTCCGGTGTCCGTCTCTTTCGGCTGGACGAGCAGAACGTTTTGGATatctgtttccttcctcctccggAGGTCTGCGGCCCCGCGAAGAGTTCCGCAGCAGAAGGCGCGGAGCCCAGCGCGGGCAGTTCCTCGGCGCTGGCGCTCTGGGTGATCCGAGGGAACCACGGCTTCCACGGTGTCGCCTCCGGCGCGAGTTGTCCGCCTCCCcttgagagagagagcgaacgagaagCCGGTGCAACGCTCACTGTCCAGTCTGCACATCTCTGCGTGCTGTATGAAACTGTCGAAGGCCAGGTTTCTGCAGCGCCTGGCAGCTTCCATCGCTTCCAGAGATTCATCCGAACAGTGCGCCTGCCTCTGGACGatctcctctttcccccgAGGAGCGCGGCTCCTCATCTCTGGACGTCTCCGTACCTGCTCCATCCTCTCCGAGTCAAGAGCTGCAGTTCTCGCCTCTTTGCTCCGGCCTTCGCGCCCCGCGCCGCCTCCGAGGTCGGCCGCTCGAGACGTCAAGGAGAACGTGTCTccgaaggcggagacgccgaaggGCTCGCaccgtgtctcctcgttctcggCGCAGAGGAAATCCTCTATCTGCGGTTCCCCCACTGCGCCTCGTTACCCAGCGTTCTGCTGTCGgatctctcttccctctccctcaCGTTCGACGGATCGATTCCGGGTCCCCTCGTTCTGCGTCACCGGGGGCTGCCCTCTGGCCTCCAGGAGATCGTCGCCGTCGAGCAAGTCCGGGAGGTTGATGCGGAGGCCGCGGAAGTCAAGCACAGAAAGGTTTTCCTTCTAGGCGATGTCTCTGGTCAAATATACATGCTCATGCTGTTCGAAAACTCGCGGCCGAGGCCGCAAATGGAAATCGAGCAACGCCTCACAGGAGCCAGTGAGTGGCGTTTATAGGGTGGGAGAGCGccgcagcgaagagaagacgcgctcTCGGGAGGGAGGCGTTTAcggcgcgcgagaagaaaccagATGCTCTCGAGGCCTGGTAGGGCGCGAAAGGCAACGACAAAAAGTCGCTGTCGGAGACTTCTCGCTTTGTCTGTTTCGCGTGCCtagactgcatgcacacggACCAGGTGTCAGTACAGGGCGCCGAGTGGTCGggtggagacgcgagggTGATCGCTTCTTCACGACTcccttttttcgtttctgtggggtgtctgtgtttttcagGCTCCAGAGAATCGCCTCGGCCCTCTGGCGAGGAGGCGTCTGGGAGAGCGGCACGCATGTGTGTCGAGTGGCTCGGCCAAGCCTCTGAGCCGACGGGTTTATCTTACTTGGGGAATGGAATCCTCTTTGTCGCTTCCGCAACTTCCGACTCGCTTCTCCTGCGCATTCTGGACGTCGGACGCTCCGTCGAGGGCCTTcagcgcctcttctccgagAACGCCGCGAGACGTTTGGAAGCCGACgctcatctctctctcgagcaaCCCCCACACGCACAGAAGGGCCGCGAAGAAGGTGCAGAAGGACATGCAGGAAACCATGCAGGAAAAGACACGGAGCACAACTGGGAGAGGTGCGAAGAACGAAGTGAAGAGGACGGTGATGCACTGGGTCGTAATAATTCAAGAAACGCTGTGCGAGACCTGGGAGCAGAAGGAACTCTCCAGCTcgcgcagagaaaggcacgAAGGCGCGACATGGAAGAGCGACCGTCTGAGTCAGCCAAGGGAATGGATGTCTCAGGCAGACTTCAGCTTCTTCAAGTTTTTCCTAATCTCGGACCAATTGTCGATTGCTGTCTCGCCGAAGTCGAAGGTCTCGATCAACGCCTGGTGAGCATATGTGTTTTACTTTTGCCAAGAAGGTTGTTTGGCTTCTCTTGCGAcattctttctcttttgagGCGTTTGAaagtctcctcgctttctcgacAGGCGCcatcttcgttttcctcgcacTCGGACTTACCACACGCTCACAGGGACTTTGACTTCCAGGTCttccgttctttcttcttgtgtctcctgcgtctgctctcttcgctttcctttcttctgttcgtctGTCGCACTCTCTTCTGGTGTTTGCTGgttccgtttttttttctgcgtctccactttccGGCGCTGTCCTGAGTGGTCTCGACGTGCGAAGGAAGTCTGCACTCGTGGGCAGTCAACCGAtgcctttctccctctcgcgtttttcacTTGTCTCGTCACATGTTTCACCTTGATTTAgtgcgttgttgtttcatTCTGTTTTATATTCTTTCACTTTTTGCCTTGGCTCCGTCCCTCTTTCCCTCAATCCTCTTCGTTTGAGACTTTTTTCGTACGAGACTTTTTTCACTGCTCATCTGTCTCGAGCCGACACCTTCGCTTCGTCCCCTTCAGTCACATGTCCGAGTGCTCAGTGGACGAGAGTTGCTTTCCGGAGCAGACTGCGCgttcctgctctctcgtGCGTTTCTCGTTCATGTCGAAGGGCAGGGGAGGGGGTCCGTATGTGTAGGGTGGAGACAGCTTCGTTGTGTCTCCGTGACTGCTGAGTGGCttgctcctgtctcctcgttttctcagcTGATTGTTGCATGCGGTCACGGACGCAGcacctctctgcgtttcatTCGAAGTGGACTCGCCCTGCATGCCTCGTGTGCGAGTgtggcgctgcatgcgcccgtTCACCGCCTCTGGACTCTCGACTTGTCGCCTTACGCCATCGCTGCGTCAGCCACGGGCATGCGCATCTCGGGAAGGCGGAGCCACACCCGCGGAGAGTTCTCGAAGACGCGCGCGGACGCGCTGCTGGCTCGAGGTCCAATCGCCGTTCTGGCCTTCCCCCACGAGACGCGCGTCCTCGCCTGGACCCTGAAGCCGCGCGGCGACCGCTCAAACCCAAAAggtggagaacgaagaaacaggaaagagagcgaaggagaaggagggagggcgagagacagaaagaaaagaagaggaaagaggaaagagaaaaaggaggggagaagagccgaggagagagagaaagaaaagaagaggcgagcgagacagaaaaagagaggaagaggaaagaaagccagaaagagaaaacgagaacgaAGGGTAAGGGAAAACGgtggggagaggaagataGAATTCCTAAAGAAGTTAAGAGGAACACAGTTGAGGAACTCATTACTCTCGATGGAGTAGCAGCGAgtgagggagaaggaaggataCGAAATCCGTGCGCCTGTGCATCCCGtattcctttttcttcttttttcttgcgTCGTCGGAAGCGCGTTCGTCTGGGGCAACGCCTCGTCATTGGAATCCAGAGCACTTTCAAAGTCTTCGCTGGATCTAACGCCGCCTGCAGTTTATGAATGCAGTCTGTCCTCCGCATTCGCTGTCCCACGAACAGAAGAgtctccttttgtctctgctgAGACTTTGTCTCGGGTTTCATCTGAGTTGGGATGATACGAGTTTTCGTGCAACTACTTTGATACGCAAACCTTTAATTTGTGGTTGAGTGTAGGTTGACACgactgttttttctcaaTAAGTGACTGTTTTGATATTGGATTTTCGCATTTATTCACTTCTTTCGGAGCACCCGGTGAAAATCCACGCcctccttgtctctgttcagGCGTGCATCGACCTTAAAATTTTGTTCTTTTCGTTGCACTCAGCCGCGGACATTTCTTCGATGGACGTGGAGATGGAAGAACATGGCGGCGTCTCGTCGCGCGGGCGCTTCGAAAGGCGccgggggagagaagaaggagagccaGACTCGGAAGGCTCCGAGGCGGTGTTGGACGAGATCTGCGAACCGCTGCTCTCCTCCGAGTTTCATGAACAAAACGATTCCTTGAAAGAATCTAGCTTCGGTTTCAAGCGCGACGAAACGACCATCTTGGCGACAGCCCTGCGACTGCCTGGAGGATGGCGACGCAGGACtgtcgaaaaaaaagacctCGTGGCTCAcccagctgcatgcgccgagaCAACGTGTGCATGCTCCCTAGGCCTTGTCCAGGTGAGACAcagagtggaagaagagaccagTCGCCtagtgaaggagagaacaggaagaccTTGAAACCGTCGACGCAAGAGTGCATGAGAAGTCCGTTTCGTCTGAAGAGACGCGCATCGAATTCGCGAGTCGGTAAACTCCTCGTTTAAACTGATGGTCTCACAGGTGCATGATGGCGAACGCCTAGATCGTAGCAGTGGAGACTCCGTCGTGGTCAGGCGGGGAAAAGGCAGAATACAGGAAACTGGGCGAATCTGGGTTTTGGTGTGTACTTgagaggcgcatgcatgcatttttcTGTGTCAAGGCTTCAAAGATGCCTCGTTTCTGTCGGGAAGCGATCAGAAAGGTCTTCTTTTTGGATCTAGGTTGTCACTCGAATcagcgagggaggagacagttcaCAAGCGAGTATGAGCATTCCGACAAAAGTCGAAGTGAATACTTCTGGATGCAGTTCCACTTATATacactgtgtgtgtgtccgtgcgtgcatgcgtttgcgtTCGTCGGAGTGGGCGTTGGCAGATGCACAAAGAGACGCTTGTTTTGAGCTGTAcctcttccccttcgctctcctcaaCCTTGCGTCCACTTCgtttcttgtccttctccaCACTGTGTTCTTCCCTTCCACTTTAGCGCGttgccgttttctctttttttctccaggtCCTGCCGTCGGCTGTCCGTGTGGTCGACCCAgtctcgctgtcgcttctcaaagagtttccacttttttccgGATTCTCACCCGCCCTCCCTTCCTCGCAAAAGATTCACTTCGCTGCCCTCGTGGCTTCCCCGTGCAGCGGCGCTCGCGGAGGCTCAGGCGATTCGCTGGCGCTCGCGCTTTCTGACGGGTCCGTTGCATGCCTCGAATTGCTGGGgaacctgcatgcagaggcgttGCCAGACGCCTCCAAGCtccggcgagaagagcgcgaaCAAGTTCGGGAAACCCCCACAAGTCTTTCTGAGGCAGCCGCCGGGGAAGAGCCGGACTGTGGCGCAGGAGTTCATTTGCGGATGTTGAATGTGAAGAAAGTTTGTGACGAAATTGCAGCGTTCCACGCCGTGGGCCTCAGCGCTCTCGCGCTCGTGTCTgaaagtcgagaagaaaatgaagaaacagagacattgCTGAGctgcgaaggagacgaaggcctCGCTGCAGTCGGCGACTTTGACCTGGGGAaagttcgccttctcgctctgccttcCCTGCTCGAACTCGCGAGCTTCGACGCCTACGGAGGTCAGTGGCTTGCATGAGACGAACACAGAATTTTGCGTTGTAGGCGATGTCCGGGTGTCGAAGCAGGCGCCAAAAGAGATGCGTGCAAGTGCTCGAGAATCTCGTTCCCCGGGTATGCCGAGAGGAGAACGTGTGACGTCAATCTAGACATGTTTTCACACCGAAGTGAACTGCGGTTCAGATGTGATCGGTCTCTGCCGGATTCTTTTGAGTGTCTGTAGGCGCGATGCGAGCTGTCGCATGCCGAATCATTCCAAAAATATGTTTTTTGGCATGCGCCGACCTGGGTGGCTTCAtgatgaagaggaaaggagcgTGGAAAATCGACGAGGAGATGAAGACCTAGAggtttccttctgcgtctgtgctccgctctctctcccgatGCATGCCTAGTCTTTCCACGTCTTGGTGACCAtcgctctcgtttctttctcccatGGTCTGCTGCTCTCGGGTCTCGTCACCTGAGAAAGATTCCACCTCGGTCCTTCGCTGTCCGTTGTTCTCTGCGCTTCGCAGACGAACTTGGAGTTAGGATcacctcccttcttctctgcacacTGGAGAATACGTCCTGGGTGCTGGCAGGCCTCAGCGATGGCCGCCTCGTCTCACACGCTCTCGAAGTCTCTCGAAGAccactgtctccgccgtcgcATTCTCCGCGGTTTTCTGTGCGCCTCTCACACCGGAAAGTCGTCCACATGGGCAGCGAAcccctgcgtctctcgcctctcgtggagaagagagatatgttgcgcatgcagcagaggcaaaggcggcgtgcatgcgcgaggaaCGACGCGGCTGCGACGGCGAGGGACGAGACCGGAAACTGCAAGGGGGAAAAGGAGGCTTGTCTCTGCTGGAGCGTGAGGAAACTGGAAGACCGACATCTCGCCGGCGTCTTCTGCAGCGGCAACCGCCCGGCTCTGTTGCATGCAACGAAAGCGGgtgggtgcatgcatgcacgcacacGCCTCGTTTTTCGACTGAAAAGGGAAAGGGGGGGCTGGGTCGAAACCGACTTGATGAGTTTCCTGCGTCGTTGCATGCGATTTCCATCCGACGTCGCGCGGGACTTttgaaggcgagaagacgcgcagaTCCCAGGAACGCCTTTGACTTGCGTTTTCGGCAACAGATTTCACGAAAACACCCTGCGGAGATTTCCTTGTTGGatgttcttcgtttctgtctcatCGCAATCTTCCCTCTCACCTCTGTCGCTCCTGCCTAGTCTCATCACTGTgcatctctttcctctcctcccccttttctctctctttttctccctctttctcggtatgtcttcctgtctgtatatatacatcacTGTGTCTGTTggtgtctctccacctgcctctctgtctcgctctctgtaGTCGTATCTCTCGATGTCTGTATGCGTGTCTCTACACATTTCTCTGCGGGTCCCTCAGTCCTCTGTCTGGCGCCTTTTgtcgcgtttcgtctcttcaggTCAACTCCAGGTGAAAGCTGTGCCTTCCAGTGGCGTCGGTGCTCTCGGCGAATTCTCCTCACCCTTCACGGACCCTGAGGTCGGAGTTATCTGGACGTACATCCCTCCTGGTCaccctgcttcttcttcttcctcatcctcttcttattcatcctcttcttcttcctcatcctcttcttcttcatcctcttcttcttcatcatccgcttcttcttcttcctcttcttcttcatcatccgcttcttcttcttcctcttcttcatcctcgtcttcttcatcctcgtcttcttcatcctcttctttctcttcgtcctcttgtTCGGAGATGGAGATtcaaagagaagacaaggcCGCGCCATGCGCCCATTTGCTTGTGGGGGTTCGAGAGCGAGCGCAGCGGTTGCAGTTGCGCGGCTTGCCGATTGGGAGGACCGTCGATGCACTCTGCGTCTTGCCTGCGCAAAACCTGATTGTCTTAGCTTGTCCCCGAGAGGTGGTGAAGCCCGTAAGCCGtcgcaagagagaagaaagagagcggggagagaagaaagagaggggagagaagaaagagagcggggagagaagaaagagagcggggagagaaggagacgaaggaaagcagGCAGAGACGGATAAAGACGTGTTCGTTTCGAGcgcgcgcgaagaaggaaggaaagaaagcacATACTCTAGGGCCGCTCACCAGAGGACGTAGACTGGCAGGAAACAGAACACACAcggacgagagaaggacccagctgaacaaagaagacatCAAAGTCACGGCGCCCACAGTCCCAAGCAGATTTCGAGGACCACGAGCAAGAGAAATGAAaaaaaagggggagaaatggaggaggaaagacagaaagacagaaagacggaaagacgcgcgcgacatggagaagaggacgaagatcACGTTTATGaggctggagagaggagagagagagagagaacggctGCGTTTTTGTTTTCAGGACGGTGTGGTGTTgccttcgtgtctcctcttcgtcgacccCCTGACTTGCGTGGTAGAAGGCTGTTACATCATTCCTTCTCCGAACCATAtcgccgcgtctctctgcgtcacTGCCTTCAACTCTGCTCACCCGGCGCTATCGAGCAATGCCGCGAAGAGTCGCAGCAGCAAAGGAGAAGCCCGACAAAAGAGGGGAGCGGAcgagcgacaggagagacgagagggacaggtgtctcttctctgcgtggGAACTGCGGAGGTCATGGCCAGCGACTCAGAGCCCAAAGAGGGCCTCATCATTCTCCTCGATGTCCGCAGAGGAGTAAGGCGCGAAAACAACTTCTCCGCCGTCACACTTTTGTCGATCTTCGTACTCCCCAACCAACAAAGGAGCCTTCGCACATGCCTCATGTGTTTatggatatgtatatatgtatatatatatatatatatatatatgtaaagatatatgtatatatgcatatatgtatatatatatgtatatgtatatgagcATGTAAACCTGTATTTAGAGAAGTGTTTTTGAGACGATCGTGACTCTCCGTTCACCCCCCCACCACCAGAAAAGTATACACatacttacatatatatatatatatatataaatgtcTACGTCTGTActtgtatgtgtgtatgtgaaTCTTTGCGTAGAGAAAGACACGTTTGATTGTCCTTTTACAGGGGAAAGAAGTGTGTTTCCTTGCTTGAGAGTGAGCCTGCTtgcgcgtttcttttttttttcggCTTCGCATTCAGGGCGAGAAGATCTGGGGTGGAGACTCTgactcttctgtcgcttttctgtTGTTTCCAGACTGACGGACGCCTCGTCGTCCAACTTGCAGCACACATCCACGAACTGAGAAGCGGCGTTCAGCAGCTACGTCCCTTTCAAGGTTTGCTgctggctgcatgcaaccatcgcgtgagtgcatgcgcttcctAGTTCAACCCAGGGGGAACATCCGGGAAATCAGCGAGGCCTCTCTCCTGATTTAAAAGTATCTAAAACGGAATCAACTCAGAGTTCTTTTGACAGTTGTTCGGCAAAAAGCATGTCAACGCCTAGAATGCTCACAACTGATCAATTGTTCAAGCATTCGCGTGTAAAGAAACGGCTCACATAGAATTTGAAGCATCTCCTTCATACGAGGAGAAATGTTCCTGTTGAAGGATCGTTTCACTGGAAACAAAATGAATATGCGAATAGACTTCAGTTTCAAAGGCATCGGTATTGATGTTTCGTTATACTCACAAACAACATGTTTTGGACGGAATCACTTTGTGCACCGTCCTTTCAACAGAGACTGCGTAAATTAATCGAGTTCCCTCTAGCGTGATAGGCGGTGTGTACAAGTCTTGAAGACATTCCCCGTGGTGTTGCTGATCGGCGATTACCAGCGTTTCTAATTTTACAtcgaaaaaacgcaggagactgaagaaaaagacaaccCATAATTAGCGAAATTGGAATTTGAAATTTAATGTAGATTTCTTTGTATTTGTCCTCCTTTTGCTCAACAAGTGTTAAACCTGAATTATTCATGCCAATGTTTTTTGTAGCCTGAATTCAAAATATTTAATGCATaaaatgtatatacataaattATATTATGATTTCGTGAAAAATAAATTAATTTTACAACTCAAAGTGATAGTAAATTTTTAGGATAATTGCATTCGTTTGAAAATCTCATTATTCCATTATATTTAAAATCGAAGAATTACTTTGTAATAATTGCTACTTTTCAAATTTTCCATTCAATATAAAACCTAGTTCTGGTGAAACTATATTCTTTTTAAAAACACAAGTTAAAGTCATATAAGTGATTGCGCCTCATGCTCGAGACCTCGATTCGCCGTTTGACGTCGcgacgtttcttcctttttcgcggAAACCTGGAAACacatatacgtgtatatgtGGATATTTGGACATAGATATATACCGATGTGTgaatgtatacatatatctgcatatatatatatatatgctgaCATGGTTATCGTGGTGTGTAGATTTTTATGCAGACATaaatataaaaatatatgatatttatatatatatatatatagatagatatagatatatctGTGTGAACGTTTATTTAGGTGTAAACGCGTTGATGGAAAAATCAGAAGACTTGTGTGTGTCCGGTTCCGTAAATCCTCTCGCACATGTTGCAGGTGCGTCTCTTTGGCCTACGACGAGAGTTGGAGGGGGCAGCGGGTCTGGAAGCGGAgatggaaggagacagtcctCAAGCCTCtgaggtgcatgcaggagacagagggcgtTCGAGCgcgggaaggagacagggcgcgcgcgcgagagacagaacggaggagaaggggagagaactctgcgagatGCTCAAGGCCCGTCTCGAACTTGTCTGCAGTCACTCCTCAAACGCCTTTGTTTCCAGCATGGACACATGGTAAATTCAAAGAAAGACAGCAAAATGCACTGCATTGCAACACCCTACGACGCTAAGTCTACTCCGAATCCGCTGTCTTCCagggcgaaggagaaaaatcACGAAGGTCGCGTTCCTTCGCTGTGCTCCGGAAAAAAAACAGTCAGCCGGAGGGAGAGGGAAACCAgtgaacgaaggagaggcactgaagaaaaaagaaaaaaagcaatGCAGACCCAACGTATCCTTCAAATGCTACTGTAGGTTCAAGCGTACTCGATTCaagcatgcatatatatgtgtgtacatatatatatatatatatatgcatgtataacttctgcagctgtctgTGTCCGTGAATTGACGGGTGAGATGCAAGATATGAAGAGGGACAAGAAAACTGACACGTAGgagtgaagaagctgagtttcggcttctctccctttctctttgcctctctctgtgtcgcgtcCCCGATAGATCAGAAGGCGTCGTCTTTTTCGCTGTTTTTTTCTAATTTCAATGGaatttttgtttttttcaggcaTGACGAGATCGTGTGCCTCGGGGACATGGTCGCTTCGGCGGTGcttttgcgtttctcgccGAAAGACAATGCGTTCAAAGAGATCGCCCGCGACACAAACGCATGCTGGACCCTGTCAGTCGCTCGACCCTACACCGCATCAGAGAAAAAGCATTCCAGTtactgtttctgtctctcttgttctgtcCGTTGTTTACTCTTTTGATCTCTCTCGTGTtcgctcgcgtttttcttctctggacTCGGGAGGACGCCTGAGTGAGTCGAGGACGCGAAACGTTTCTCgtccctgcatgcgcgctttCATTTGCGTCGCGGCGAGGCGTccgcagaagaggcagagaggactgtctttcgtctctctcctagGCGTTTAACCTCTGTAGCAGTTGAAGCTACGGTTCGTGAAGCTGTGAACGTTTTTCTGCTTGCTTCGGAGGGCGCCTGATGCGCCACACAGATgccgtgtctccgtctcttcgaAATGTCTCTCGCGGAAGCGACGGTGGAAGACAAACTCTGAGAGTCCGAGaagcgtttttttttctggcaGGAACAGCAGTCCACTGGGGAGTCGGTGTACAGAAGAAGAATGCGGTCGCTTGTAGCTTGCTTTGATTAAAGTCCGGTtcagaagaacaggaaacgcATCGCGTCCAGAACTTGTCTCCAGAGAGTGTCTGATCAGAAGGCGTGCTG from the Toxoplasma gondii ME49 chromosome IX, whole genome shotgun sequence genome contains:
- a CDS encoding CPSF A subunit region protein (encoded by transcript TGME49_267710) yields the protein MGTGTAPPGPSSSNSTLCYFVTSQQPGCARCSISLRFRCPYTRTLVIARPHSLVFVHPQSSECGHSAGAPAGDFRQTTLLEERDVDMEENDGRDGSASLAGSPAPDRRPRRRSEDVPEESRSAQDFSASWTSGETFNPITLPLYADVFCMAAFPRVSRISRSDSSVCRVNGGGSKASAESAELEDLLVLTDRQILLLLRYDEEKQTVVTVESIDLKEVSTRFVDGGPLMAVCPTTRCIVVYQYESLLQYLPFGPEASSSLSPARNHEAGSSLFSGVRLFRLDEQNVLDICFLPPPEVCGPAKSSAAEGAEPSAGSSSALALWVIRGNHGFHGVASGASCPPPLERESEREAGATLTVQSAHLCVLYETVEGQVSAAPGSFHRFQRFIRTVRLPLDDLLFPPRSAAPHLWTSPYLLHPLRVKSCSSRLFAPAFAPRAASEVGRSRRQGERVSEGGDAEGLAPCLLVLGAEEILYLRFPHCASLPSVLLSDLSSLSLTFDGSIPGPLVLRHRGLPSGLQEIVAVEQVREVDAEAAEVKHRKVFLLGDVSGQIYMLMLFENSRPRPQMEIEQRLTGASSRESPRPSGEEASGRAARMCVEWLGQASEPTGLSYLGNGILFVASATSDSLLLRILDVGRSVEGLQRLFSENAARRLEADAHLSLEQPPHAQKGREEGAEGHAGNHAGKDTEHNWERCEERSEEDGDALGRNNSRNAVRDLGAEGTLQLAQRKARRRDMEERPSESAKGMDVSGRLQLLQVFPNLGPIVDCCLAEVEGLDQRLLIVACGHGRSTSLRFIRSGLALHASCASVALHAPVHRLWTLDLSPYAIAASATGMRISGRRSHTRGEFSKTRADALLARGPIAVLAFPHETRVLAWTLKPRGDRSNPKAADISSMDVEMEEHGGVSSRGRFERRRGREEGEPDSEGSEAVLDEICEPLLSSEFHEQNDSLKESSFGFKRDETTILATALRLPGGWRRRTVEKKDLVAHPAACAETTCACSLGLVQVLPSAVRVVDPVSLSLLKEFPLFSGFSPALPSSQKIHFAALVASPCSGARGGSGDSLALALSDGSVACLELLGNLHAEALPDASKLRREEREQVRETPTSLSEAAAGEEPDCGAGVHLRMLNVKKVCDEIAAFHAVGLSALALVSESREENEETETLLSCEGDEGLAAVGDFDLGKVRLLALPSLLELASFDAYGDELGVRITSLLLCTLENTSWVLAGLSDGRLVSHALEVSRRPLSPPSHSPRFSVRLSHRKVVHMGSEPLRLSPLVEKRDMLRMQQRQRRRACARNDAAATARDETGNCKGEKEACLCWSVRKLEDRHLAGVFCSGNRPALLHATKAGQLQVKAVPSSGVGALGEFSSPFTDPEVGVIWTYIPPGHPASSSSSSSSYSSSSSSSSSSSSSSSSSSSASSSSSSSSSSASSSSSSSSSSSSSSSSSSSSFSSSSCSEMEIQREDKAAPCAHLLVGVRERAQRLQLRGLPIGRTVDALCVLPAQNLIVLACPREVVKPDGVVLPSCLLFVDPLTCVVEGCYIIPSPNHIAASLCVTAFNSAHPALSSNAAKSRSSKGEARQKRGADERQERREGQVSLLCVGTAEVMASDSEPKEGLIILLDVRRGTDGRLVVQLAAHIHELRSGVQQLRPFQGLLLAACNHRVRLFGLRRELEGAAGLEAEMEGDSPQASEVHAGDRGRSSAGRRQGARARDRTEEKGRELCEMLKARLELVCSHSSNAFVSSMDTWHDEIVCLGDMVASAVLLRFSPKDNAFKEIARDTNACWTLAVSCLSPNLHYLADADRNIWLLERASLLGSEGRREEGVPSTRPNFPAETVEECSICHQAPAAGGCLCSGVCVRMSGVSYIHVGVSINKFISFPTHQHRTSALVSPASRAEASRSDSRQADADPRSEAHAEQNGEKGGERTRKRGRTAPAGGTGRRGRGAEETNELLGRRGRRGMETELSKVVVGENSKLWASSEGAIGHLLQIPDEQTFARLAVLQDAVTKVTKSIGKLSAVAFHSVKVGTATVPSKGFIDGDILERFLEFPPSVQRSVYEMAQLNGRIAHLTLPPLEKVVQEIEELQRRH